A DNA window from Microcystis aeruginosa NIES-843 contains the following coding sequences:
- a CDS encoding oxidoreductase, which yields MSKIRFATVWLAGCSGCHMSFLDLDEWLLELAEKVDVVYSPVGCDLKTYPENVDVCLVEGAIANQDNLELIHLVRQNTKTVVSFGDCAVTANVPAMRNMLGTADPVLKRAYLELGDNTPQLPEEPGIVPELLDQVLPVHQVIPIDIFMPGCPPDADRIRETLIPILKGELPVMAGREMIKFG from the coding sequence ATGAGTAAAATTCGCTTCGCTACTGTCTGGTTAGCCGGTTGTTCGGGATGCCATATGTCCTTCCTCGATTTGGATGAATGGCTGTTAGAATTAGCCGAAAAAGTTGACGTGGTGTATAGTCCCGTCGGCTGCGATCTGAAAACCTATCCCGAAAATGTCGATGTCTGTTTAGTGGAAGGAGCGATCGCTAATCAGGATAATTTAGAACTAATTCATCTAGTCCGCCAAAATACCAAAACCGTCGTTTCTTTTGGTGATTGCGCTGTGACTGCTAACGTTCCCGCTATGCGGAATATGTTGGGAACTGCTGATCCCGTGCTAAAAAGAGCTTATTTAGAGTTAGGAGATAACACACCTCAACTACCAGAAGAACCCGGTATCGTTCCCGAATTATTAGATCAAGTGCTGCCCGTCCATCAAGTCATTCCCATCGACATTTTTATGCCGGGTTGTCCCCCCGATGCGGACAGAATTCGCGAGACATTGATTCCGATTTTAAAAGGGGAATTACCCGTGATGGCAGGGCGAGAAATGATTAAATTTGGTTAA
- the hoxU gene encoding bidirectional hydrogenase complex protein HoxU: protein MSVITLSIDGKDVAIEAGSRVLAAASQVGIKIPALCHLDGVSEVAACRLCLVEIEGINKLLPACVTEVAEGMVVHTDTPKLKEYRRMTVELLFAEGNHVCAVCVANGNCELQDLAIEVGMDHSRFPYRFPKREVDISHHLFGIDHNRCVLCTRCVRVCDEIEGAHVWDLAYRGEKDKIIAGMDQPWGSVSACTSCGKCVAACPTGAIFRKGSAVSEKEEDRSKLEFLVNARTQHQWTR from the coding sequence ATGTCCGTAATCACTTTAAGCATTGATGGCAAAGATGTAGCGATCGAAGCAGGTTCGCGAGTTCTCGCAGCAGCTAGTCAGGTAGGAATAAAAATTCCTGCCCTCTGTCATCTCGATGGGGTTTCCGAAGTGGCTGCCTGTCGCTTATGTTTGGTAGAAATTGAAGGTATTAATAAATTATTACCTGCCTGTGTAACGGAAGTGGCGGAAGGAATGGTGGTTCACACCGATACCCCAAAACTGAAAGAATATCGCCGCATGACAGTGGAATTATTATTCGCTGAAGGCAATCACGTTTGTGCGGTTTGTGTGGCTAATGGTAACTGTGAATTGCAAGATTTAGCCATCGAAGTGGGTATGGATCATAGTCGTTTTCCCTACCGTTTTCCCAAGCGAGAAGTGGATATTTCCCATCATCTTTTTGGTATCGATCATAATCGTTGTGTTCTCTGTACCCGTTGTGTGCGAGTCTGCGATGAAATTGAAGGGGCGCACGTTTGGGATCTGGCTTATCGCGGCGAAAAAGATAAAATTATCGCGGGAATGGATCAGCCTTGGGGCAGCGTTTCCGCCTGTACTTCCTGCGGCAAATGTGTTGCCGCTTGTCCAACCGGGGCGATATTCCGCAAGGGTTCCGCCGTTTCTGAAAAAGAGGAAGATCGCTCGAAGTTGGAATTTTTAGTTAATGCTAGGACTCAACACCAATGGACGCGTTAA